The Prionailurus bengalensis isolate Pbe53 chromosome A3, Fcat_Pben_1.1_paternal_pri, whole genome shotgun sequence genome includes a window with the following:
- the LOC122467065 gene encoding translation initiation factor IF-2-like has product MCCKRSNNTLTQAASPRGRSASPFAVRTQTVWLPATESNSVPSSAQAASTRRQTSPHRPSPAPSPTNLLRTPRLAPSDPAVLRAPQSARRWSRRRACHILFSGSRSGARATRSHTHTAARGSRDPGPGAPDARRGTWGLRTPSARLRSCCRWPPPPPPRSLPAPPREPRATRARVPGGLRDHLPRARAARRRAAAAGAAGARPRAGAALRLAPRRAPHCSRQRGGGGGGGADAAGRREVAPSAPRAPGPPGGVHGGTLPGCAPSPASGRGATADLGCVGRCGRRGCLKRHASPWPPPAASPSSSEGYLHPHRPGRPAGTQVPRASGMQECEQAASGPAEVSLCVPRLNTPSRLAAGRATCAGGSAREPAGWGAGERSILPGPLTPFVPPARPPAPRSGELLRGALGSGLDLGTSHFPLAKGRPPSPGKEFRRGPHLAAPSPPPAPSPGRIGKFSGRWRQRLLAGRVENPPRKRAATVGQAAGGGGWGRREPQIRCRSARVRNVHLSPRPSCPSREAAAGPGTGDRAALCLLVKHAPLNFNVARSVRACGFGPPSFPGGPLADRELYRCGGASSWS; this is encoded by the exons ATGTGTTGCAAGCGCTCCAACAATACCCTCACCCAAGCAGCCAGTCCCCGTGGGAGATCAGCAAGCCCCTTCGCTGTTAGAACACAAACG GTCTGGCTCCCGGCCACCGAGTCTAACTCCGTGCCGAGCAGCGCACAGGCTGCGTCGACCCGAAGGCAGACGTCGCCCCACCGCCCGAGCCCCGCGCCCTCCCCTACCAACCTTCTCCGGACGCCGCGCCTCGCACCGTCCGACCCCGCGGTGCTCCGCGCTCCCCAGTCCGCGCGGCGCTGGAGTCGGAGACGTGCGTGTCACATTTTATTCTCCGGCAGCCGCTCGGGCGCGCGCGCCACGCGCTCCCACACTCACACGGCCGCCCGCGGGAGCCGGGACCCGGGGCCGGGGGCGCCCGACGCGCGCCGCGGAACTTGGGGGCTGCGAACGCCGAGCGCGCGGCTCAGATCCTGCTGCCGGTGGCCACCCCCGCCTCCGCCGCGCAGCCTCCCCGCGCCACCTCGGGAGCCCCGAGCGACCCGCGCTCGCGTCCCGGGCGGCCTGCGGGATCACCTCCCCCGGGCCAGAGCTGCTCGGCGGCGGGCGGCAGCTGCGGGCGCGGCGGGTGCTCGGCCTCGGGCCGGCGCGGCGCTGCGCTTAGCCCCGCGCCGCGCGCCTCATTGTTCCCGgcagcgcggcggcggcggcggcggcggcgcggacG CGGCCGGGCGCCGGGAAGTTGCACCGTCCGCTCCCCGCGCCCCTGGCCCGCCAGGCGGGGTGCACGGCGGGACGCTCCCCGGCTGCGCGCcgagccctgcctctggcagAGGAGCGACTGCAGACTTGGGCTGCGTGGGGCGGTGCGGGCGGCGCGGCTGCCTAAAAAGGCATGCCTCTCCCTGGCCGCCGCCTGCAGCCAGCCCTAGTTCCTCCGAGGGTTACCTGCACCCGCACCGCCCTGGGCGCCCGGCGGGCACGCAGGTCCCGCGGGCGTCAGGGATGCAGGAATGTGAACAGGCTGCGAGTGGCCCCGCGGAAGTGAGTCTTTGTGTTCCCCGCTTGAACACACCCTCCCGCCTCGCCGCAGGCCGGGCTACCTGCGCAGGAGGCAGCGCCCGAGAGCCGGCCGGGTGGGGCGCGGGGGAGCGCAGCATCCTCCCCGGCCCGCTGACTCCCTTTGTTCCGCCCGCGCGGCCGCCGGCTCCTCGCTCCGGGGAGCTTCTCCGGGGCGCCCTGGGGTCGGGGTTGGACTTGGGGACGAGCCACTTTCCACTTGCGAAGGGCCGCCCGCCAAGTCCCGGGAAGGAATTTCGTCGAGGCCCCCACCtagccgccccctccccaccgcccgcCCCTAGCCCTGGGAGGATTGGAAAGTTCTCGGGACGGTGGCGCCAGAGGCTGCTAGCTGGGCGCGTGGAGAACCCGCCGAGGAAGCGGGCGGCGACTGTGGGCCAGGCAGCTGGAGGCGGTGGGTGGGGCCGCCGGGAGCCGCAGATCAGGTGTCGGTCTGCTCGCGTGCGGAATGTCCATTTGTCACCGcggccctcctgcccctcccgggAGGCCGCAGCTGGTCCCGGGACCGGAGACCGCGCCGCCCTTTGTTTGCTGGTTAAACACGCTCCTTTGAACTTCAACGTGGCTCGCAGCGTGCGTGCGTGTGGCTTTGGGCCTCCGTCTTTCCCCGGGGGTCCTCTCGCTGACCGTGAGCTGTACCGGTGTGGGGGAGCCTCCAGCTGGAGTTAG